One window of the Pseudomonas sp. S04 genome contains the following:
- the yddG gene encoding aromatic amino acid exporter YddG, which produces MTEATHTAKTQVSVRAAASATAIGVIAVLLWSCLALLTSLTEGIPPFQLLTLSFAVAFVASLCILGRNGMAGFRSWRQPWSVWAVGFLGIFAYHALYFFALKAAPATEASLIAYLWPLLIVLLSAFSAGERLRKRQLLGALLGLAGTAFIMQQRASGEAAAMPVAGYLAAFACALVWSSYSVINRRFSDVPSSIIGGICGLVAVAGLVCHLAFETAVIPSTGQWAAIVGLGLGPVGLAFFAWDHATKHGSLAMLGALSYLAPLISTLLLVAIGQSHASPILIIPALLIIVGAGIATSRTGQPNADITVVKEL; this is translated from the coding sequence ATGACCGAAGCGACGCACACTGCCAAAACACAGGTGTCTGTCAGAGCCGCAGCCTCGGCCACCGCCATCGGCGTGATCGCGGTGTTGCTGTGGTCATGCCTGGCGTTGCTGACCAGCCTCACCGAAGGCATTCCACCCTTCCAACTGCTGACCCTGAGTTTTGCCGTCGCGTTTGTGGCGAGCCTGTGCATCCTCGGCCGCAACGGCATGGCGGGGTTTCGCAGTTGGCGTCAGCCCTGGTCGGTATGGGCGGTCGGTTTTCTCGGGATATTCGCCTACCACGCGCTGTATTTTTTCGCCCTCAAGGCTGCCCCGGCTACCGAGGCGAGCCTGATCGCCTACCTGTGGCCATTGTTGATTGTGCTGCTCTCGGCCTTCAGCGCGGGGGAACGGCTGCGCAAACGCCAATTGCTCGGCGCGTTGCTGGGGTTGGCCGGTACGGCGTTCATCATGCAACAGCGCGCCTCGGGTGAAGCCGCCGCCATGCCGGTAGCCGGCTACCTGGCCGCCTTCGCCTGCGCGCTGGTCTGGTCGTCCTATTCGGTGATCAACCGCCGCTTCAGCGACGTGCCAAGCAGCATCATTGGTGGTATCTGTGGCCTCGTCGCAGTGGCCGGCCTGGTCTGCCATCTGGCGTTTGAAACCGCGGTCATTCCAAGCACCGGGCAATGGGCGGCCATCGTCGGTCTTGGTCTGGGGCCGGTGGGCCTGGCGTTTTTCGCCTGGGACCACGCCACCAAGCACGGCAGCCTGGCGATGCTCGGCGCTCTCTCCTATCTGGCCCCTCTGATCTCGACCCTGCTGCTGGTGGCCATAGGGCAAAGCCATGCCAGCCCGATCCTGATTATTCCCGCACTGCTGATTATCGTCGGCGCCGGTATCGCCACCTCGCGAACAGGCCAGCCCAACGCCGACATCACTGTTGTAAAGGAGCTGTGA
- a CDS encoding DUF6630 family protein — translation MKEPYAYVREDAASMPEVLDKLDQWLAQFGKRYLHLDCTGDNYEGVIVDTERLEEVIELAGRAGIKASFESF, via the coding sequence TTGAAAGAACCCTACGCTTATGTGAGGGAAGACGCGGCTTCGATGCCAGAAGTGCTCGACAAGCTTGATCAGTGGCTAGCTCAGTTCGGCAAACGTTATCTTCACCTGGACTGCACAGGTGACAATTACGAAGGTGTGATAGTTGACACTGAGCGGCTGGAAGAAGTTATCGAGTTGGCTGGACGAGCTGGAATCAAAGCCAGTTTTGAGAGCTTCTAG
- a CDS encoding aminotransferase-like domain-containing protein, which produces MTMPRYKTIADQLAENIRSGRLRPGTQLPTVRSLMGEHGIALATAARVYRTLESMGLVVGEMGRGTFVRDTSVPRDLGLQPASDAGIIDLAFNSPAVPGQAELLRQALRSLALSGDLDALLRNAPHGGRAHEREIAAKHLRNRGIRVPGSQVLIVNGAQQGLALAMMALLKPGDVLAVDALTYPGIKALAVAHRIELLPIPLADGKTNLDALAASCKRRPVRAFYAMPTLHNPLGSIMPAADRKRLVALAEEHDFALIEDGAYAFLAEPAPKPLFMLAPNRTIYVSGLSKSVASGLRIGFIAAPVSLIPALEQAVRASTWSSPSLTVELACRWIEEGVVDDLEQLKRKDAAHRQRLARRIFAGINLLAHPNAYFLWLPLPEDMRAESIAAALRRDNILVTTAEPFSAASHAPNALRVALGSVPVATLELALEKVRVACGY; this is translated from the coding sequence ATGACGATGCCGCGCTACAAAACCATTGCTGACCAGCTAGCGGAAAATATTCGCAGCGGACGTTTGCGCCCTGGAACCCAACTGCCGACGGTACGCAGCTTGATGGGCGAACATGGGATTGCGCTTGCGACAGCCGCGCGGGTCTACCGCACGTTGGAATCGATGGGCCTGGTGGTGGGTGAAATGGGCCGTGGCACCTTCGTGCGCGACACCTCTGTGCCACGCGACCTTGGTCTGCAACCGGCATCCGACGCTGGAATAATTGACCTGGCCTTCAATAGTCCAGCGGTTCCCGGACAAGCCGAGTTGCTGAGGCAGGCACTGCGCAGCCTCGCATTGTCGGGCGATCTGGACGCCTTGTTGCGCAACGCCCCCCATGGTGGGCGTGCGCATGAACGAGAAATCGCGGCGAAACACCTGCGCAATCGAGGGATACGCGTCCCCGGATCACAAGTGTTGATCGTCAATGGCGCGCAGCAAGGGCTGGCGCTCGCGATGATGGCGCTACTCAAACCGGGCGATGTACTCGCGGTCGACGCGCTCACCTACCCGGGCATCAAAGCGCTGGCCGTCGCCCATCGCATTGAACTTCTGCCTATACCGTTGGCTGATGGCAAGACCAATCTCGACGCGCTCGCGGCAAGTTGCAAGCGGCGTCCTGTGCGCGCGTTTTATGCGATGCCGACCCTGCACAATCCCCTGGGATCGATCATGCCGGCCGCCGACCGCAAACGCTTGGTAGCGCTGGCCGAGGAACACGATTTTGCTTTGATCGAGGACGGCGCCTATGCGTTTCTAGCCGAGCCGGCGCCGAAGCCGTTGTTCATGCTCGCACCGAATCGCACGATCTACGTTTCCGGCCTTTCCAAAAGCGTCGCCTCGGGCTTGCGTATCGGCTTCATCGCAGCGCCTGTATCGCTGATCCCAGCGCTCGAGCAAGCCGTGCGAGCCTCCACCTGGAGTTCGCCATCGCTCACCGTCGAACTGGCGTGTCGCTGGATCGAAGAAGGTGTGGTGGATGACCTGGAACAATTGAAGCGCAAAGACGCCGCGCATAGGCAACGACTGGCCCGCCGCATTTTCGCCGGCATCAACCTGCTCGCCCATCCAAACGCCTACTTCCTGTGGCTGCCGTTGCCCGAAGACATGCGGGCCGAGAGCATTGCTGCCGCATTGCGCCGCGACAACATCCTGGTGACGACAGCAGAGCCGTTTTCTGCGGCCTCCCATGCGCCTAATGCGCTGCGCGTGGCGCTGGGATCGGTGCCTGTTGCAACGCTTGAACTCGCCCTGGAAAAAGTCAGAGTCGCCTGCGGCTATTAG
- a CDS encoding VOC family protein has protein sequence MFSHVTVGCTDLETAAAFYDAVLAPLGLIRRAVTPDGGPASACWVHPTRTLPRFYVYLPRDGLAATAGNGSMLAFHAETPDRVRAAYTAGILQGGTDEGTPGERPWYGEGYYGAYLRDPDGNKLHIVYRGDLEHTW, from the coding sequence ATGTTCAGTCACGTTACTGTGGGATGCACCGACCTCGAAACAGCTGCGGCTTTTTATGACGCCGTGCTTGCGCCACTCGGGCTGATCCGCCGCGCGGTGACCCCGGATGGAGGCCCCGCCTCGGCTTGCTGGGTGCATCCGACGCGCACACTGCCGAGGTTCTATGTCTATTTGCCGCGTGATGGCCTTGCGGCCACGGCGGGCAATGGCAGCATGCTCGCGTTTCATGCCGAGACGCCTGACAGGGTACGCGCGGCGTACACCGCGGGGATTCTCCAGGGCGGTACTGATGAAGGTACTCCGGGTGAGCGGCCCTGGTATGGCGAGGGCTACTACGGTGCCTACCTGCGCGACCCTGATGGCAACAAGCTGCACATCGTCTATCGCGGCGATCTGGAGCACACATGGTAG
- a CDS encoding LysE family translocator, whose amino-acid sequence MVEPSTLLLFAGAVLLLLMSPGPNMAFVIAHGASYGWRGGVVAALGIGAADLVLTALTAAGLTAAIAQWPPSFDLIRWAGALYLLWMAWKAIRAHAGLPPHSAIQASLTSVFIRALLNSLLNPKALLFFMVFLPQFVVQGSSTVAQQIVVLGLVLTLVASVFHIALGLVGGVIRGYVSDKSQSAKWQSRGLALVLVLLAARLVFTSRPA is encoded by the coding sequence ATGGTAGAGCCATCGACGCTGCTGCTGTTCGCGGGGGCGGTGTTGCTGTTGCTGATGTCTCCCGGCCCCAACATGGCCTTCGTGATTGCGCACGGCGCGAGCTACGGCTGGCGTGGCGGCGTCGTTGCTGCATTGGGAATAGGCGCAGCTGACCTGGTATTGACCGCGCTCACCGCAGCCGGTCTCACGGCCGCAATAGCACAGTGGCCACCGTCGTTCGACCTGATCCGCTGGGCCGGCGCGCTCTATCTGCTCTGGATGGCCTGGAAGGCCATACGGGCGCATGCCGGCCTGCCACCACACTCCGCTATCCAGGCCTCGCTGACGTCGGTGTTCATCCGGGCGCTGCTGAACTCTTTGCTCAACCCGAAAGCGCTGCTGTTCTTCATGGTGTTTTTGCCGCAGTTCGTTGTTCAGGGCAGCTCTACGGTGGCACAGCAAATCGTGGTACTGGGGCTGGTGTTGACCCTGGTCGCGAGCGTTTTCCACATCGCGCTGGGCCTGGTCGGGGGAGTCATCCGCGGTTACGTGTCCGACAAGAGCCAGTCCGCGAAGTGGCAGTCGCGGGGCCTGGCATTGGTATTGGTGTTGCTTGCGGCTCGCCTGGTGTTTACCTCGCGGCCGGCATGA
- a CDS encoding GNAT family N-acetyltransferase: MKPVEIHHITHLPPQILALEKEAVGEGFRFLTRLIGEWHCGANRFDAPGECLMAAYFDQQLIGIGGLSVDPYGQTNTARLRRVYVAASSRGHHVGQRLVKALVAHAALRFQSVRLSTDTPSGDAFYLHCGFVRTEDVHATHIMPLGDT; the protein is encoded by the coding sequence ATGAAACCAGTCGAGATTCACCACATCACGCACCTGCCGCCACAGATCCTGGCCTTGGAAAAAGAGGCCGTTGGAGAGGGTTTCAGATTTCTTACTCGGCTGATTGGCGAATGGCACTGCGGGGCAAATCGCTTCGATGCACCCGGGGAATGTCTCATGGCGGCGTATTTCGACCAGCAACTGATAGGCATCGGCGGCCTTTCAGTTGATCCCTATGGCCAGACCAATACGGCAAGGCTGCGACGGGTTTACGTCGCAGCATCTTCAAGGGGGCACCACGTCGGTCAAAGGCTAGTAAAAGCGCTGGTCGCACATGCCGCTCTGCGCTTTCAGAGCGTGCGTCTGAGCACCGATACGCCCTCAGGAGACGCGTTTTACCTGCACTGCGGTTTCGTGCGAACAGAGGATGTCCATGCCACTCACATCATGCCGCTAGGCGACACTTGA
- a CDS encoding DUF1254 domain-containing protein, translated as MNRKFNRGWTMAAAVVVGSTLFAGCASKTDPITQADQADVAKGVPAPSLEQTKAIAEEGFIYGLPLVMNYAVMNEFAVDSQSSQFKAPFNQLRNEHRVSTPADTAVITPNSDTPYSILWADLRAEPLVITVPAVPKKRYYSVQLIDGNTYNYGYIGSRATAGAPGSYLIAGPDWKGALPPGIHKVFNSTTPFALTLIRTQLFNPADMPNVEKLQASYKIQPLSAFLHQPAPPAAPKIDFVPATTEGIKANFFEYLSAALEYVPPSAYDKEIRARLASIGVGPGRSFEFKDLSLEHKAVVLLGMKAGDEKVDKFLSSGMKNINGWNIGAFFGDQAFYKDNWLMRAGAAKGGIYGNNAVEAMYPFTRTDGNGQTLNTGKHNYTLTFPAGKLPPVNAFWSVTMYDGKSQLLINNPLDRYLINSPMLSAMKKNADGSLTLYIQKDSPGTSKESNWLPAPDDTAYLVLRLYWPKATPPSILPAGSGTWSPPGITQAK; from the coding sequence ATGAACAGGAAGTTTAACCGGGGCTGGACAATGGCGGCGGCTGTCGTCGTGGGTTCAACGCTTTTTGCAGGGTGTGCGAGCAAGACCGATCCGATCACGCAGGCAGACCAGGCCGATGTGGCCAAGGGCGTACCCGCACCCAGTCTGGAGCAGACCAAGGCGATCGCCGAGGAAGGTTTTATCTATGGCTTGCCGCTGGTCATGAACTACGCCGTGATGAACGAGTTCGCGGTGGACTCACAGTCCAGCCAGTTCAAGGCGCCCTTCAATCAACTGCGCAATGAGCATCGGGTTTCTACTCCCGCCGATACGGCTGTCATTACGCCAAACAGCGACACTCCGTACTCGATTCTCTGGGCCGACCTGCGCGCAGAGCCGCTGGTGATCACCGTGCCGGCGGTGCCCAAAAAACGCTACTACTCGGTCCAGTTGATCGACGGCAACACCTATAACTACGGCTACATCGGGAGCCGGGCAACGGCCGGCGCACCCGGGAGCTATCTGATCGCAGGCCCCGACTGGAAGGGTGCGCTGCCCCCTGGCATTCACAAGGTGTTCAACTCCACGACGCCCTTCGCGCTGACGCTGATCCGCACCCAGCTGTTCAATCCGGCCGACATGCCGAATGTCGAGAAGCTGCAGGCGAGTTACAAGATCCAGCCGCTGTCTGCCTTCCTCCATCAACCCGCGCCGCCCGCTGCGCCGAAGATTGATTTCGTGCCGGCGACGACAGAGGGCATCAAGGCCAACTTCTTCGAGTACCTGTCGGCCGCGTTGGAGTATGTGCCGCCATCGGCCTACGACAAGGAGATCCGTGCCAGGCTGGCCAGCATCGGCGTAGGTCCGGGCCGGAGCTTCGAGTTCAAGGACCTCTCGCTCGAACACAAGGCCGTGGTCTTGCTGGGGATGAAGGCCGGCGACGAGAAGGTCGACAAGTTTCTCTCCAGTGGTATGAAAAACATCAACGGCTGGAACATCGGCGCGTTCTTCGGCGACCAGGCGTTCTACAAAGACAACTGGCTGATGCGGGCTGGCGCTGCGAAGGGCGGTATCTACGGTAACAACGCCGTCGAAGCCATGTACCCCTTCACACGTACTGACGGCAACGGCCAGACGTTGAATACCGGCAAACACAACTACACGCTCACCTTCCCTGCCGGCAAACTGCCTCCCGTCAATGCGTTCTGGTCGGTGACCATGTACGACGGCAAGAGCCAGCTGCTGATCAACAATCCGCTCGACCGCTACCTGATCAACTCGCCGATGCTGTCGGCCATGAAGAAGAATGCCGATGGTTCGCTGACGCTGTACATCCAGAAGGATTCGCCGGGCACGTCCAAGGAGTCCAATTGGTTGCCCGCGCCTGACGACACGGCCTATCTGGTGCTGCGCCTGTATTGGCCGAAAGCCACGCCACCTTCGATTCTTCCAGCGGGTTCCGGCACTTGGTCACCCCCAGGTATCACCCAGGCGAAGTGA
- a CDS encoding DJ-1/PfpI family protein produces MARVSLILTPGFADWEYAFIAGTGSPFYGIDVRFFAPAVGQFHSQGGLAVTVESSLQHCLDWQPDVVVVIGGTVWEGALAPDISGFLQTSRSRGASIAGICGGTLALARAGLLDTVPHTSNSPAFLQDNAQGYAGHSFYRSSPVAVVADRIITAPGPAPVSFTCAVFEAAGLSAETIAQFRAMLAAEHR; encoded by the coding sequence ATGGCACGCGTAAGTTTGATACTGACACCCGGTTTTGCAGACTGGGAATATGCATTCATTGCAGGAACTGGGTCGCCGTTCTACGGGATCGACGTCAGGTTTTTCGCGCCTGCTGTGGGGCAGTTCCACTCACAGGGCGGATTGGCTGTCACCGTCGAGAGCAGTTTGCAGCACTGCCTGGATTGGCAACCGGATGTTGTGGTGGTCATTGGAGGAACTGTCTGGGAAGGTGCGTTGGCGCCGGACATTTCAGGCTTTCTTCAAACCAGTCGCTCACGAGGAGCGAGCATTGCCGGTATCTGTGGGGGAACGCTGGCGCTTGCCAGAGCCGGGCTTCTCGACACAGTGCCGCATACCTCGAACAGCCCTGCCTTCCTGCAAGACAATGCTCAAGGTTACGCGGGACACTCGTTTTATCGAAGCAGTCCGGTCGCGGTAGTTGCAGACCGCATCATTACAGCGCCCGGCCCGGCCCCCGTCAGCTTCACCTGCGCGGTGTTCGAGGCTGCCGGGCTGTCTGCAGAGACCATTGCACAGTTCAGGGCAATGTTGGCCGCGGAACATCGGTGA
- a CDS encoding LysE family translocator, whose amino-acid sequence MDLATLTLFLPACFALNMAPGPNNLLSVSNATRYGYRTSCLAGIGRLLAFAGMIALASAGLAVVLQTSEWLFYGIKIVGAAYLLYLAWQLWTADPQVETATKRPEAGLLALARQEFLVAAGNPKAILIFTAFLPQFVDPSQAVTPQFALLGALFLALEWVAIASYAYMGLHMRRWFSQPGGKRVFNRCCAGLLAAAASVLMMARRA is encoded by the coding sequence ATGGACCTCGCCACCCTCACCCTGTTCCTCCCCGCCTGCTTCGCCTTGAACATGGCGCCGGGGCCGAACAATCTGTTGTCGGTCAGCAACGCTACCCGCTATGGCTACCGCACCTCGTGCCTGGCCGGGATCGGGCGGCTACTGGCATTCGCCGGCATGATCGCCCTCGCCTCCGCCGGCCTGGCGGTGGTGCTGCAGACGTCGGAGTGGCTGTTCTACGGGATCAAAATCGTCGGTGCGGCTTACCTGCTGTACCTCGCCTGGCAACTGTGGACCGCCGATCCCCAGGTCGAAACCGCAACCAAACGCCCTGAGGCGGGGTTGCTGGCGCTGGCCCGGCAAGAGTTTTTGGTGGCAGCCGGCAACCCCAAAGCGATCCTGATATTCACCGCCTTCCTGCCGCAGTTCGTCGACCCCAGCCAGGCGGTGACCCCGCAGTTTGCCTTGCTGGGCGCGCTGTTCCTGGCCCTGGAGTGGGTTGCCATCGCCTCATACGCCTACATGGGGCTGCACATGCGCCGCTGGTTCAGCCAGCCCGGTGGCAAACGGGTTTTCAATCGGTGCTGCGCCGGGCTGTTGGCGGCGGCGGCAAGTGTGCTGATGATGGCGCGTAGGGCCTGA